The DNA window aattattatgtagttttagtttgcattattctcctgaattagaagaaggtaataactattacatttgttagactgatttgcattacattagactgctgatttattgtgaatgaatgatattgttttatgatgcattatactgctgagttataagaaatactgttcgcagaaagttatcgccttatttgtctgattaaaagagaacagaacatgctggagaggttttctgccccatctcagcaggagcagataaacagggagccaaggtcgtagcttaggcgccatgtgagagaaagaatgtgaatgtttaggcttttatgataaggtgggggccactagaggctataagagtttgatcaatgctccaccattttgagatctgatgctgtctgcgtacggtgtccatctcccacgcgtgtgatcattaaaatcatcgtttgactcaacccggccggaccagtgttgttattgtggtttttcctcttgtatccatccccaatatttgaatccgtaacaGTAGAAAAGACTCAATAAGGTAGatcaatttcagtgaaagccCCAGTTAGATATAGGGCCTGAAAATGTACCTTACCAATTGGTTGAGCAGAATGCTAAAGGGTTACATTTTATGCTTCCCACACTAAAAGTTTCTGACCATGTGTAGGGAATTATCATCAGTTGTGTTACACTTTATTCTGCTTCAGCTGGAAGCTGGTGAAGGCCATTCAGAGAATGTGTTGTTAATTCAAACTGGAAACGTAAGGCTGGAAGCCCGTTTCAGAAATCGTGGATCATACCATGAATCTAATTTTTGATTCACTTATTGAAACTTCAAACATAAGGGAAGTACTCTTAAACTGTGTAAAGGACCCGGCATGACTCAGATGTGGGATGCTTTATATTTTGCCCAGCACTCTGCTGGCACTACcacagttgtgttttcaaatcaaatcaaatcacttttattgtcacatcacatgtgcaggcacactggcacagcacatgcgagtgaaattcttgtgtgcgagccccacaagcaacagagatgtgcaaacacaacaacacaaacgagcaaaatacaagaatggccaacctgaaactaataaatatatgtacaatatataatagtgtatgcatttctggatgtgtatactaaatattttcctacgtgtgtgtgtgtgtgtgtgtgtgtgtgtgtgtgtgtgtgtgtacacatttttacaaattaaatagtaaaaaaaaaaaaaaaaaattaataataataataataataataataataataataaaatatataaaatatacagagttgaatatgtgcaaaacaagtggcatttatatacagtgtggagtgcataatgttgaagttccagtagtgaagctgaggtgtctatgacgtgttcagcagtctgatggcctgatggaaaaagctgtctctcagtctgctggttcgggaccggatgctgcagaacctccttcctgatggaagcagtctgaacagtttatggctggggtgactggagtccttgatgatcctccccgctttcctcaggcagcgcttcctgtagatgtcttggagggagggaagctcacctccaattatccgttcagagcaccgcactactcgctggagagctttgcagttgtaggcggtgctgttgccataccaggtggtgatgcatccagtgaggatgctctcaatggcacagtgatagaaggtcctgaggatgcgggggctcatgccgaatcttttcagtctcctgagaaagaagaggcgctgctgcgccttcttcactgttttgtttgtgtgtactgaccacgtaagatcctcagccagatgtacaccaaggaaccggaagctgctcactctctccacagcagcgccgttgatggtgatgggggtgtgtacttctctgcacctccggaagtccactatcaactcctttgtctttgcgacgttgagggtgagatggttgtcttgacaccagtgggtcagggcgctgacctcctccctgtaagccgtctcatcaccattggtgataagacccaccactgtagtgtcgtccgcaaacttcacaatgatgttggagctgttagtggctgtgcagtcgtaggtgtagagtgagtacaggagagggctcagtacacacccctgtggagcaccagtgttcagtgtgatgggggatgaggtgatgctgcccagtctgaccacctggcgtctgtcagacaggaagctaaggatccagctgcagagggagctgctcagtcctagatcctgcagtttcctgtccagcttcgagggaacgatggtattgaatgctgagctgtaatctacaaacagcatcctcacatacgtgtctctcttctccaggtgtgacagggcagtgtgtagtgtcagggctatggcatcatcagtggacctgttgtggcggtatgcaaactgtagagggtccagtgagtcgggtagtgcagagcagatgaagtccctgaccagcttctcgaagcatttgcttacgatgggggtcagggctacaggtcgccagtcgttcaatgaggagatggtggaggatttgggtacagggacgatggtggccattttgaagcaggctgggactacagacagagagagggaaaggttgaagatgtgcgtgaacactccagccagctgagccgcgcatgacctgaggacgcggccgggaatcccgtccggaccagtagctttgcgtgcgttcaccttcctgaagcacttccgcacatcctcctcagacacagtgtgcgcactgacgtcatccgcggtgcgcacactgtccggtctcatggtgttcgctgtgtcgaatctagcgtagaatacgtttagatcctcacatagagaggccgtggtctttTTACACTCCCCCTGACACTCACTCTTGTGCTGCTTGTCCAGCTGCTTCACCCTCAGCTCATTTGTCTCCTCCAGCCACAGCAGCTACTTAAACAGGGAAGGTATGCTTAGATGATGCTTGCTGGCTGTGACAACCAGCCTCCCTTGACACCACACCCTGAACCCATTGCTCCACCCCCTCCACTGAAGCTGAGCTACAAAGCACACTCTGCCACAGTCTGCTAATAAGAATCAACATCCCACAAAACATTGGATAGACCCCCGACTACATTAGGACCGTGTTAGTggaaaatgattctatgtttctttaccttcttttaaatgtacaaagatgccttttCTCTGCCCTTtgtctatggttagattagtttagaattatccttttagactttcccagcaaagacatattgttttgggacatattgttttagattgttttatctctcacagctttctcccagctctctgctgacgagactagcgccacatatggagttgtttattttatctgtttattattttcttatcctgttctcactgtctttcctataaaaagtGCCAAGCCTCTGTTCACGGTGTGAGTTGTTTTTAACAGCTTACCCGTGTGCACGTTAAAGCATCAAAAGTAAttctgtctcattgtgtctttatttctcctgggttttttacagagttttcccccaacagaCCGACAGACCCAAAATAGACATGAGCTTCACGTCTATATTGGGTCTGTTGGTCCATGACCAGTTCACATCATGTGGACatctaaacatgtcactccaaCCTTTGCGCAGTTGGGAGCATTGTCCAACTTATTTTGAGACGCTTGTCTCGTGAATCCTGTATTctgatttttttggttttatggATATTTTTGAATTTGTCCAGAAATTCTTTGTATGATAACCAAAAACATTACAATGGATGTCCTTTTTGTTCCATTAAGTATGTATGTGGGAAGAAAACAATTCAAATGAGGTGCTTGAATATGATACATTTACAtattggttgttgtttttatctgtagtattttctcctctctgtgtctgtgtttttctgaAGAATGACAATGTGTATTTCCTGCTGTTTGTCTCCACTCTGCACTTTAGTCTTTCTTCCTGTCATGTCTTTGTTTGTCCACCAGGTGTCTCCCTCAGCTCATTTTCTCCAAATCAGAAGCATCAGATTTGTGGAGATGCTCTGCCTGCCAGACACAGCTCAGGGCAAAGAAACATGTCAATCCTCCACAATATACAGGCCTGTGTGTTATTTAGCTTTTATATTTCAATGTATAAATGATCGAGTGTCATCAAGCATTTCATCTGAAGAATGAGATTAAACGTCATCACTCTAgctatagtaataataataataataataatatcaaaaacctcaaagattcaattttttgttatatttttaaaagttcaAACCTCAAAGACATTAAGTTTACAGTCATATATGAtcgaaaagaaaaatcaacaatCTTCACATTTCAGAAACTGGAACCAGCTTTAAATGTGactaaaataatgataaaacaataaattcTCTAATCATTGACTAACTGATGAATCACTGCAGCTCtaatatatttttgcatttgaCACTACAGCAACACTACAGCAACTACAGAATAAAACCACTAACcagactgatgacagatttcAAACATGCTGAATATGAAGAGTAGTATCATTTAAACTCACATGATTATCAGCCATAAGAACAAATTCAGATTTATATTGATGTAAGGTATATAAATGTAAGTACAGTTTGAATCAGTGCAATATTATTTTCACACATCAATGGACCACTGAACTTCTCAGCTTCTAAAATGTAAAGCCTCATTTAGAAACTACACAAGTACATATAATGGTCAGGGATCAACATGAACCTGTCTTCTCTATTTGACTTTAATCAACTTTGCAGTGTCTCCATCTCCATAAAGCCAAAGTCCAGCAtagagcggctgagtgaatgtggtctggactctgtggatgagagtcatggtttcagagacgctgtagaaagacagaatacctgctctgtgatccaggtacactcctACTCTGGAGGACCGAGGACCTAAGAGGTCAGTTTGGACTTTGTTGTGCCAAAATTTATAACTGTTTGTGCCACAATCTAATTCCCAAGATTTGCCATTGTATCCAAATCCACATTCATTGAGGCTCCCTGCTCTGCTGATATTCTTGTATGTGACTGCGAGACCAACTCCTCTAcctctccactccacctcccagtaacaacgtCCAGTCAGACTCTCTCTACTCAGGACCTGTACACATCCagtgaatctgtctggatgatcagaataAGACTGTTGTTGTTTCATAAATGTTACTTTTCTGTTCCCCTTGGATAACAGTAGATATGCgtttgctgtgtttggatccagtgtgatttcatgtgaatattttaagagtccagctctggtctttggctctgctggtgacagtaaaacatccacttcagtgactgtcagtgagatgtttgtccattcctttctcagaatgtcctgtagtttatctctggtctctgacacagctgctgtcacatcctcaaagtagctcagaggacgaatattgatgctggatgagtgtgtagactcactgagtgctgacagtgaggggtagttgtgtagaaactggttgtgatcctctgtgtgtgagagctgctccagctcGCCGTCCTTCCTCTTCAGCTCAGcgatctcctgctccagcttctcctgaagctctttgactcgactcacttcagtttcctgctgggaCCTGACCTTCTTCTTCATattggatcttcttttctggATGAGCCGGATCAGCTCAGTGAACATCTTCTCACTGTCCTCCACTGCTTTATCAGCAGAGCCattgatggcctccacctcctgttgaagcagcttcacatctttctctcgctcctggattctctgctggatgtttagTCGTCTCACCTCGAGCTCTTTCTGCTTCTcagtcctttctgctgcagctgggaCTGTTTCAtggcctttatgttcatcaATTGTGCAgagataacagatactctgctgatcagtacgacagaaaatcttcatcacctcatcatggcgagagcagatgttctcctggagcttcttggagggggccaccagcttgtgtttctttaatggAGCTGCATCATAGTGAGGTTCAAGGTGTTTCTCACAGTAAGAGGCTGGACAAGATAAACAGGACCTCATGGCTTTCCGCTTCCTCCcagtgcagacatcacaggccacatcttcaggtccagcatagcagtgatcagctggagcagcttggagtccactcttcttcagctgctccactaaagctgctaacatggtgtttttctccaggaCAGGCCTCAGTGTGAACGTCTTCctgcactgagggcagctgtgaaTTCCCTTCCTGTCCTCTTCATCAAAGTGGGTTTTAATACAGTTCCtgcagtagctgtgtccacaggTTGTAGTCACTGGATCCTTCAGTAGATCCAAACAGATGGAACAAGAGAAGGTTTCTCGGTCCAACTGAACTCCTTTCTGCGCCATTTCTCCTCTCAGTGTCAGTGACTGTGTGAGTTTCACTTCCTTATAACTGAAACTAGTCTGAGCTCTGATCTCAACAACATGTTTCTGCAGTGAATGGAGCCTGTCAGCTCTTACATGTCACCACATGTTGGTTACACCCATCTTCAAACTGTAGATCTGAAGGTGAAGGAATGAGAAAACATGTGGACAGAGAGGAGGTGCTGTGTTAAAGATCAGGAAGAAGAGGGAGGGTTATCAGGCTGTGCTTCACTCCAGGAAGAGGAGCAGTTAAGAGAGCGAAACTGTGTTTTTAACCCTTTTTTAATTACTGCTCACATCAACTTTTACGCTTGTTAacctttcttttatataaatgaattaaaaaatccATCGTTAATGAACATTGGACATACATGTCTCATGTTTATATTCACATGACCAGATTCTAAACCTGTAACTGTCAGAACAGTAGAGGCTGTTGCATTAATTAAAGCATATAGCTCTCTGTAACAAGATGAGAGCTAGATAAATGCCAACAACAAATATGTAAACTGCATTGCTTTGAACAGTCTAAAGTCTGAACATATAATTACAGATATTACTGCAGAAAGTTAATAACTCCAAAGAATcttgcattttgttttgtttttgcatttataaTCACTGCGGCAACAGAAATAACCCAACCATCTTCATTCGCTTTATCCAGGGCCGGgttgtgggggcagcagcctaagcagaaaagcccagacctccctctccccagccacctccctccagcttatccgggggaacaccaaggcgttcccaggccagccaagagatataatctctccagcgtgtcctgggtctgccccggggcctcctcccggtgagACATGCCCGTAACACCAaccccaggaggcatccttgtcagatgcccgaaccacctcagctggttcctttcgatgtggaggagcagcggctctactctgggcccctcccggatggccgaacttctcaccctatctctaagggagaggccagccacccttcggaggaagctcatttccgccgcttgtatccgcgatctagttctttcggtcactacccaccgctcgtggccataggtgagggtagggacgtagatcgaccggtaaattgagagctttgcttttacactcagctccctcttcaccacgatggaccggtgcagcgtccgcatcactgtcaccgcaccaatctgtctgttgatctccagctcccttctcccaccactcgcgaacaagacgccgagatacttgaactcctccacttgggtcAGAACCCGGaatgggcactccacccttttccggctgagaaccatgacCTCGGATTTGGAGGTGCTAATCctcattcccactgcttcacactcggctgcgaaccgttccagtgtgaactggaggccttcacccgatgaagccaacagaaccacatcatccgcaaaaatcagagatgagattctgaggccaccaaagtgaaagccctccgccacttggctgcacctagaaatcctgtccataaaaattatgaacagaaccggagacaaagggcagccctggcagagcccatcacccaccgggaacgagtccgacttattgccggcaatgcgaaccaagctcttgcaacggctGTATAGGGAtcaaatggcccgtagcaacgggccagacaccccatactcccgcagcacctcccacaggacaccccgagggacacggtggaatgccttctccaagtccacaaaacacatgtagactggttgggcaaactcccatgcaccctcaagtatccttgagaggataaagagctggtccagtgttccgcgaccaggacaaaaaccgcattgttcctcctgtatccgaggttcgactagcggacgaactctcctttccagcacactggcatagactttcccagggaggctgaggagtgtgatccccctgtagttggaacacaccctccggtcccctttcttaaagatggggaccaccaccccggtcagaagtccaataacaaaataCCActtgggttcagatcagggaggccgttcctcccaatcacgcccctccaggtctcgctgtcattacccacgtgagcattgaagtctcccagcaggacaacagagtctccaggtggagcaccttccagcaccccacccagggactctaagaaggctgggtactctgaactgccactcggcgcataagcgcagatgacagtcaggacccgctCCCCGACCCTAATgcacagggaacaaaccctctcatccaccgggaaaaaccccaacgtaccggcagcaagccgaggggatattagaatacccaccccagcctgccgcctctcaccaggggcaactccagactgagacagagtccagcccctctccaggagactggttccagagcccaagccatgcatagaggtgagcccgactatatctagcggtacctctcaacctcacgcactaactcaggctccttccccaccagagaggtgacattccatgtcccaattgccagtcttggcagccggggatTAGTCCGctagggcctccgctcctggccaccgcccggcacacaatgcacctgacccctatggcgcctcctgcaggtggtgggcctgcgggaggatgggcccatgtccccttTTCGGGCTGTGCTCGGctgggccccatggactaaggcccagccaccagacgctcgcccttgGGCACCCTCGCCGGGCCTGGCTCAAGGGCGGGGCCCCGATAACCCTATCCCGGGAAGGGTAAATTGTTCCCTCGATGTTttcttcataagggtcttctgaatcgctctttgtctggtccttcacccaggaccaatttgccacgGGAGActctaccagggggcaaaagcccccagacaacatagcccctgggatccctgggacccctccaccacgataaggtaacGATTCACAGAGAGGAAATAACCATGCTCTTTATATGAAAATACaagtttttcccttttttcccacctgttgtgagcagcactttgtcCCCTTCACCTCCATGTGTTCCTTTTTCATACGAATACAAACGGCTCTTTTAAGAACCATTCCTGTACTTATCGCTgcatttctctctcacacacacacacacacacatatacactaataaacacacacacacacactttctctctgtctctctttccaAAGCTCTTCTGGAAGCCCTCCTGATTTCAGGTAAGTATTATCTATACCTTACTGTCTCTAATTGTTTGTGAGCACGGAAGTGCCATTGCCTGCTCTACATCTATTGTTTGGACTTTTTTTGCTTATCTTCCTAATGTAGTAGAGAGATCCTGAAGGACGTCAgagacacaaaaacagttttcatCTAAAGCTAGTCCATCTTCCAGAGGTCGTCTAACTTCCACGATTATTAATGCTAAACCAAGTCAACAGTCAAGTATCTTTTGTCATTAAGTGTATTTTAAACTAAATTCAGCTGTCTATTAGCTAAGCAGCATAtagtactgtatttatttactcACTGTGGAAACACTGGGTTGGGCTTATAGTTCATATCCCTCCTGTATTCTGGTCTGTGTTGAAAATaatagtctctttttttaaaaacattttctattGAAATCGTTTAAATGATGCTGTTAGGACTAGTGGATGAATCTGTTACATAACTGATTGACTTCATGTGttttaaatatacttttattctcAGACTAGAGCACTgaaaacacatcaaattcaaattttatttgtcacatacacagtcacacacagtacgatatgcagtgaaatgcttacacAACTGCTcatgacctaaagaaaaaaaaaaggctatgaataagataggaaataaatatgaaaattaaaaagggtaaatttaactaggaaggaataaaataaaatatataacacacacacacacacacacacacatatatatatatacacatatatacacatatatatacacacacatatatatatatacacatatatatacacacacatatacatatacatattatatatacatacatatatatatatacatacatatatacatacatatatatatatatatacatatatatatatacatacatacatatatatatatacatatatatatatacatacatacatatatacatacatacatatatacatacatacatatatatatatatatatacacacacacacacacacacatatatacatatatatatatatatatatatatatatatatatatatatatatatatatatatatatatatatatatatatatatatatatatatatacacatacacagtggggcaaaaaagtatttagtcagccaccgattgtgcaagttcccccacttaaaatgatgacagaggtcagtaatttgcaccagaggtacacttcaactgtgagagacagaatgtgaaaaaaaaatccatgaatccacatggtaggatttgtaaagaatttattcgtaaatcagggtggaaaataagtatttggtcaataacaaaaatacaactcaatactttgtaacataacctttgttggcaataacagaggtcaaacgtttactttaggtctttaccaggtttgcacacacagtagctggtattttggcccattcctccatgcagatcttctcgagagcagtgatgttttggggctgtcgccgagcaacacggactttcaactcccgccacagattttctatggggttgaggtctggagactggctaggccactccaggactttcaaatgcttcttacagagccactcctttgttgcccgggcggtgtgttttggatcattgtcatgttggaagacccagcctcgtttcatcttcaaagttctcactgatggaaggaggttttggctcaaaatctcacgatacatggccccattcattctgtccttaacacggatcagtcgtcctgtccccttggcagaaaaacagccccatagcatgatgtttccacccccatgcttcacagtaggt is part of the Maylandia zebra isolate NMK-2024a linkage group LG3, Mzebra_GT3a, whole genome shotgun sequence genome and encodes:
- the LOC112431336 gene encoding tripartite motif-containing protein 16-like yields the protein MAQKGVQLDRETFSCSICLDLLKDPVTTTCGHSYCRNCIKTHFDEEDRKGIHSCPQCRKTFTLRPVLEKNTMLAALVEQLKKSGLQAAPADHCYAGPEDVACDVCTGRKRKAMRSCLSCPASYCEKHLEPHYDAAPLKKHKLVAPSKKLQENICSRHDEVMKIFCRTDQQSICYLCTIDEHKGHETVPAAAERTEKQKELEVRRLNIQQRIQEREKDVKLLQQEVEAINGSADKAVEDSEKMFTELIRLIQKRRSNMKKKVRSQQETEVSRVKELQEKLEQEIAELKRKDGELEQLSHTEDHNQFLHNYPSLSALSESTHSSSINIRPLSYFEDVTAAVSETRDKLQDILRKEWTNISLTVTEVDVLLSPAEPKTRAGLLKYSHEITLDPNTANAYLLLSKGNRKVTFMKQQQSYSDHPDRFTGCVQVLSRESLTGRCYWEVEWRGRGVGLAVTYKNISRAGSLNECGFGYNGKSWELDCGTNSYKFWHNKVQTDLLGPRSSRVGVYLDHRAGILSFYSVSETMTLIHRVQTTFTQPLYAGLWLYGDGDTAKLIKVK